The nucleotide sequence GCGTTTCACCTCGAGCGCCCAAAGGCCGGAGGCCCAGCGGGCCGCAGATCGGACGTCAGCGCGATCGCCTGAAAATTCGCCGCCCAGGATGACGCCCGGGATCACGGTGCCGGTGGGGATGCGGGCGTCGGCGTCGGTCGAATAGGGAACTGAATCCTGATCGGTCATGAACCAGCGCGCACCGTCGCTTTCGCCATGGTTGGGATCGAGGTCGATATCCCCTAGTGCGGCGGTGGTGGCAGCGACGACTTTGGGCAGGCGCAGCGGAGCGACCAGGCGGCTGCGGCGCGGCCCTCCCGACGTGTCGGCCTCGACGGTGAAATTGTCCCGGTAGCTTGCCGTTCCAGGATCCGGCGCGAAGCCGCCCTTGTACGGAACAACGTTGGCCGCCTGCATCGGGGTCGGATTCAGCGGCGGCCCGAAATGGGCATCGTCCATCCATCCGCTCGCGCCGCTGGTCGCCTTCCACTGCCAGACATCGGCGTAGCCGGCTTCCGAGTAATGCAGTCCGCGGCCGCTCATGGTGGCGGGCGCGCCGGCGACCGGCTGCGGCCCGGGATGAAAGGTCCGGCCGCCGGCCAGGGTGACATCGGAGGCGGTCAGGAGTACCGAAAACTTGTCTTCGTTGTATTGATGCTCGTCGCCGAGCTGAAAGCCGGAATGCAGCAGGTGCCATCCATCGGCTTGCTTGACGAGCGGCAGGTGTTTCAGCGAGCGCGTCGAATCCTGCCAGGTGAAGAGGAAATACGCGTAGGTGCCGTCGTGAACCGCGCGGATCTCTATTCTGGCTTCTCCCTTGCCGTCGAAATTTCCGCCTTCGCCGGTCAGGAGCGAGAACGGCCTGACGTTGCGCCAGGCCCGATCGGAAGTGTCGCCGTCGAGGATCGGTGCGTCGGCAGGATTGATGCGGCGGATCTGCACATTATCGACCGCCAGCCGATCGGTTGCCACGATCAGCGAAGCGCCGGTGATCGCCGCGGCCGCCGCCACGACGAACGCATTGGCCTGCAGGGTCGGGTTTCGCGATCGCGCGGGCCCGGCTTGGGGTCGTGGCGCCGGATCCGGCTCTTGCGTCTGGTCGCGGCGCGCCTCGTTACGCGGCTGCAGCGGGTGGGATGAGGCCTCGGGCGGTGCATCGAAATTTTCGGTTTTCGGCACGCGCGCCGACTGCTCGGCCAGCATGCCCAGCAGTTCGACGGCATCAAGCCGCGGCGGCGGCGCAGGCAGCGGGGCCGGACGAAAGATGCGCAGCAATTGCGAAACGCCGCCGCTCTTGTACTGGGTCAGGACATGCAGGACCACAAAGGCGAGGATCACCCAGGTCCCCACCCAGTGCAGCATCGCCACGTCGTAGCCGGAGTAGAAGCCGAAATAGAGCGCACCGCCGCTGACCAATAGCCCCGCCATCGTGACAAAGAAAATCCAGTACATCAGGGCGATCACGGCGCTCAACCTCGCCTGCCCGCGGCCGACGAACAGCCCGCGCAGGCGAACCCTGTCGAGCTGGACGCGGCGCCCGAGACCGGAGCGCAGCATATAGACAATGTAGCCGATCGCCACGGCGACCAGGACGATGGCGGCCTGCATATGGGCGATCCATACGCTGTCGCGCGGCAGCACGGCATCGAACAAGTTGATCCAGGTTCGGTCGGGCGTTTCCGTCGCAATGCGCAAACCGGTGACGAGCGCAACGGCGAATGCTGCGACGAACGTCCAGTGTAGAATGATGGTCCCATAGTCTGTCTTACGCTGCCTCACGCCCACGCCCCGCTACTTCCACTTCCGAAGCAGCAACCGCGCCGATTCCACCAACCGCCGATGTCGCTGCCGTACTAATGATGGTCCCCAAGACCGTTGTCGGGGCCATCGTCTAAAAGATCGTCCTTTGCGGGCGCAGGCCGATGAAAAGGTCTTCTGTGCGTCCGCCGCGTGAGCCGGACCGGCGAACGCGTTTCTTGATGTGATGCATTGGCCTCCAGCATCCCCGGAGTATCGGGGACGCCGGAGGCCGCGCCGCGCGCCGCTATCCCCACATGTGATGTAAATGATGCGCCAGTTCGGGCGCGGGCGATTGGTCATAGTCCACGCCAGCAGGTGCGGC is from Bradyrhizobium sp. AZCC 2176 and encodes:
- a CDS encoding ethylbenzene dehydrogenase-related protein, which encodes MRQRKTDYGTIILHWTFVAAFAVALVTGLRIATETPDRTWINLFDAVLPRDSVWIAHMQAAIVLVAVAIGYIVYMLRSGLGRRVQLDRVRLRGLFVGRGQARLSAVIALMYWIFFVTMAGLLVSGGALYFGFYSGYDVAMLHWVGTWVILAFVVLHVLTQYKSGGVSQLLRIFRPAPLPAPPPRLDAVELLGMLAEQSARVPKTENFDAPPEASSHPLQPRNEARRDQTQEPDPAPRPQAGPARSRNPTLQANAFVVAAAAAITGASLIVATDRLAVDNVQIRRINPADAPILDGDTSDRAWRNVRPFSLLTGEGGNFDGKGEARIEIRAVHDGTYAYFLFTWQDSTRSLKHLPLVKQADGWHLLHSGFQLGDEHQYNEDKFSVLLTASDVTLAGGRTFHPGPQPVAGAPATMSGRGLHYSEAGYADVWQWKATSGASGWMDDAHFGPPLNPTPMQAANVVPYKGGFAPDPGTASYRDNFTVEADTSGGPRRSRLVAPLRLPKVVAATTAALGDIDLDPNHGESDGARWFMTDQDSVPYSTDADARIPTGTVIPGVILGGEFSGDRADVRSAARWASGLWALEVKRRLDTTSQFDVPIKSGVFMRVAAFDHSQIRHTRHVRPIRIEVE